A portion of the Platichthys flesus chromosome 7, fPlaFle2.1, whole genome shotgun sequence genome contains these proteins:
- the pan2 gene encoding PAN2-PAN3 deadenylation complex catalytic subunit PAN2, with translation MMNFDGLDPGMGEYSPNLHGTLEPGMEPSMDQHLNPSHLQGVELDPEGMAGTGPETVHLMEGMFSELHSVVSEVGVPVTATHFDLQEEMLWMGNHRGHASSFFGPTMGRYSSFQANSSDEIRQIQSLETGVLFLSKNNLKCHTRGGLVMFDYPMDEAADMHSLLMTDNNMMIMGGLQNYVIEVDLNTVQETQKFSVEVPGLAIMRQTSRFFFCGHTSGKITLRDLRTFKTEHEFDAFSGSLSDFDVHGNLLAACGFSSRGMNGLACDRFLMVYDLRMMRAVTPLQVHVDPLFLRFIPTYTSRLAIISQTGQCQFCEPTGLANMADIFHVNTEGQVLMSFDVSASKQALSFGDSGGCVHLWSDAPEVNFNDYSRETEFAQPCLVDSLAQLDWNHDLLPISLIPMPLTSTEALLSDWAAARAAPSPRRAPPVDPEILRTMKTVGFIGYAANPRTRPRNQVPYKIKDVELDYDNYNQIPESPIGRDEEPHLYMVPKKYRKVTIKYSKLGLEDFDFKHYNRTLFAGLEPHIPNAYCNCMIQVLYFLEPIRYLVQNHLCQKEFCLACELGFLFHMLDLSRGDPCQASNFLRAFRTIPEASALGLILADSDEQTGKARLGRLIQSWNRFILTQLHQETQEQEGPQAYRGASSSSLGSSGESVIGKLFGTEVENSSLCRCGKETVRASLTLLFTMHYPEHNSQEKSIKEYEFSEILKKSICLEQSTQAWCENCEKYQPTVQTRNIRCLPDVLVINCEVNSAKEAEFWKAQAEFAFNKVMQKEAMEPPKPKEPPPPMPTEWCLDGEDMCNMEGFPVDTRAEDLRHVWIPPTLKMSISKSQGLEISSWPESEELTTEEEEEGASLFDLMVTVPHVLDARTGGNLIAHIKVGETYHQRKEGVTHQQWYLFNDFLIEPIDKAEAAQFDLSWKVPAILYYARRNYHTKYDLRIKNPIDASVLLTEASLARKQRKSHATFIPLMVSEMPQAGDLVGLDAEFVTLNQEEAELRSDGTKSTIKPSQMSVARITCVRGQGANEGVPFIDDYISTQEQVVDYLTQYSGIKPGDLDAKISSKHLTTLKSTYLKLRFLIDTGVRFVGHGLQKDFRVINLLVLKDQVVDTVHLFHLPRKRMISLRFLAWYFLELNIQGETHDSIEDARTALQLYRKHQELSRAGGNDEVRKVLKGLYDKGRQLDWKVPDADTGDGQGSSKGAAVFPSVMGL, from the exons ATGATGAACTTTGACGGCCTCGACCCCGGCATGGGCGAATACTCACCCAACCTTCACGGGACCCTGGAGCCGGGTATGGAGCCCTCCATGGATCAGCATCTCAACCCCAGTCACCTCCAGGGCGTGGAGCTCGACCCGGAGGGGATGGCTGGGACGGGCCCAGAGACAGTGCATCTCATGGAGGGGATGTTCTCCGAGCTGCACAGCGTCGTGTCAGAAGTCGGCGTCCCAGTCACTGCAACGCATTTCGACCTGCAGGAGGAAATGCTCTGGATGGGAAACCACAGA GGCCATGCGAGCTCGTTCTTTGGACCGACAATGGGCCGGTACTCCTCTTTTCAAGCGAACTCATCAGATGAAATCCGACAAATTCAGAGTTTGGAAACGGGCGTGCTGTTCCTCTCCAAGAACAACCTGAAATGCCACACTCGGGGGGGCCTTGTCATGTTTGATTACCC GATGGATGAAGCAGCTGATATGCATAGTCTCCTCATGACTGACAACAACATGATGATCATGGGCGGATTGCAAAACTATGTGATTGAAGTTGACTTGAATACTGTGCAGGAAACTCAAAAG TTCTCGGTTGAGGTACCAGGACTTGCAATAATGCGTCAGACCAGTCGTTTCTTCTTCTGCGGACACACTTCTGGGAAG ATAACTCTCCGAGACCTGCGCACCTTCAAGACGGAGCACGAGTTCGACGCGTTCTCTGGCAGCCTCTCGGACTTTGACGTTCACGGGAACCTTCTGGCTGCGTGCGGGTTCTCCAGCCGGGGAATGAATGGTTTGGCATGCGACCGGTTTCTCATGGTGTATGACCTCCGCATGATGAGAGCCGTAACTCCGCTGCAGGTGCATGTGGACCCCCTGTTCCTGCGCTTCATCCCTACCTACACGTCGCGCCTGGCAATCATCTCACAGACAG GTCAGTGCCAGTTCTGTGAACCCACTGGTCTTGCCAACATGGCCGACATTTTCCACGTGAACACGGAGGGGCAGGTGCTCATGAGCTTTGACGTCTCAGCCAGCAAACAAGCCTTGTCCTTCGGGGACTCCGGGGGGTGCGTGCATCTGTGGTCCGACGCTCCTGAAGTGAATTTTAATGATTACTCCCGGGAGACAGAGTTTGCTCAGCCGTGCCTCGTGGACTCGCTGGCTCAGCTGGACTGGAACCACGACCTGCTGCCCATCTCGCTCATCCCCATGCCGCTGACCAGCACTGAGGCGCTGCTGTCGGACTGGGCTGCTGCCCGGGCTGCACCTAGTCCCAG ACGAGCTCCGCCTGTGGACCCTGAGATCCTGCGCACGATGAAAACCGTTGGGTTCATTGGTTATGCAGCAAATCCTCGCACCCGCCCTCGCAACCAG GTTCCGTACAAAATCAAAGATGTGGAGCTCGACTATGATAATTACAATCAGATCCCTGAATCCCCGATTGGGCGTGACGAGGAGCCACACCTCTACATGGTGCCCAAAAAGTACAGAAAG GTCACAATCAAATACTCTAAACTCGGACTGGAGGACTTTGACTTCAAACATTACAACAGAACCTTGTTCGCCGGCCTGGAGCCTCACATCCCCAATGCCTACTGTAACTGCATGATCCAG GTTTTATATTTCCTGGAGCCAATCCGGTATCTGGTGCAGAATCATTTGTGCCAGAAGGAGTTTTGTTTGGCCTGTGAGCTCGGCTTCCTCTTCCACATGTTGGATTTGTCCCGAGGAGATCCCTGTCAG gccAGTAACTTCCTCCGAGCGTTCCGCACCATCCCTGAAGCCTCGGCGCTGGGCCTCATCCTCGCAGACTCGGACGAGCAAACGGGGAAAGCCCGACTCGGTCGCTTGATCCAAAGCTGGAACCGCTTCATCCTCACCCAGCTGCACCAGGAGACGCAGGAGCAGGAGGGTCCGCAGGCCTACAGGGGAGccagcagcag TTCTCTGGGCTCCTCTGGCGAGTCTGTCATTGGAAAGCTGTTTGGAACTGAAGTGGAGAACAGCAGCCTGTGTCGCTGTGGCAAGGAGACGGTCCGCGCCTCCCTCACGCTGCTCTTCACCATGCACTATCCTGAGCACAACTCCCAGG AAAAGTCAATAAAGGAGTACGAGTTCTCAGAGATCCTGAAGAAGAGCATCTGTCTGGAGCAGAGCACTCAGGCCTGGTGTGAAAACTGTGAGAAGTACCAGCCCACA GTGCAAACACGAAACATTCGCTGTCTCCCGGACGTCCTGGTGATAAACTGTGAGGTGAACAGTGCCAAAGAGGCTGAGTTCTGGAAGGCTCAGGCGGAG TTTGCCTTCAACAAGGTGATGCAGAAAGAGGCGATGGAACCTCCTAAACCCAAAGAGCCCCCACCACCGATGCCCACTGAGTGGTGCTTAGA CGGGGAGGACATGTGCAACATGGAGGGCTTCCCCGTGGACACCCGGGCGGAGGATCTGCGACATGTCTGGATCCCCcccactctcaaaatgtccatCAGCAAAAGTCAGGGGCTGGAGATCAGCAGCTGGCCAGAGTccgaggag TTAAccactgaagaagaagaggagggcgCTTCTTTATTTGACCTGATGGTCACGGTGCCCCACGTCCTGGACGCTCGCACGGGTGGGAACTTGATAGCACACATCAAAGTGGGAGAGACGTACCATCAAAGGAAAGAG GGAGTCACTCATCAGCAGTGGTACCTGTTCAACGATTTCCTGATCGAGCCAATTGATAAG GCTGAAGCTGCACAGTTTGACTTGAGCTGGAAGGTGCCGGCCATTCTTTACTACGCCAGGAGGAACTACCACACCAAATACGACCTCCGCA TTAAAAATCCCATCGACGCGAGCGTGCTGCTGACAGAAGCCTCGCTGGCccggaagcagaggaagagtcACGCCACCTTCATCCCGCTCATGGTCAGTGAGATGCCCCAGGCTGGAGACCTGGTGGGGCTGGACGCCGAGTTCGTCACACTCAATCAG gaagaGGCAGAACTCCGCAGTGACGGCACCAAGTCGACCATCAAGCCCAGTCAGATGTCCGTGGCCAGAATCACCTGTGTGAGGGGCCAGGGGGCCAACGAGGGCGTCCCCTTCATCGACGACTACATCTCCACTCAGGAGCAG GTGGTCGACTACCTGACTCAATACTCCGGCATCAAACCAGGAGACCTGGATGCAAAGATTTCCTCGAAGCATTTGACGACCCTGAAGTCCACGTACCTGAAGCTGCGCTTCCTCATCGACACAGGAGTTCGCTTCGTGGGTCACGGCCTGCAGAAGGACTTCAGGGTCATTAACCTGCTG GTTCTGAAAGACCAAGTCGTGGACACCGTGCACCTTTTCCATCTGCCCCGCAAGAGGATGATTTCTCTGAGATTCCTCGCCTGGTACTTTCTAG AACTCAACATCCAGGGTGAAACTCACGACAGCATAGAAGACGCTCGCACCGCTCTGCAGCTGTACAGGAAGCACCAGGAGCTGAGTCGCGCCGGTGGGAACGATGAAGTGAGGAAGGTGCTGAAGGGACTCTACGATAAAGGTCGCCAGCTGGACTGGAAGGTCCCAGACGCAGACACTGGAGATGGTCAAGGTAGCTCGAAAG gtgctgctgtgtttccctctgtgatGGGCCTGTGA
- the ormdl2 gene encoding ORM1-like protein 2, producing the protein MNVGVAHSEVNPNTRVMNSRGIWLTYLLLTIVLHVVLLSIPFFTVPLVWTLTNVIHNLVMYLFLHTVKGTPFETPDQGKARLLTHWEQMDYGVQFTSSRKFLTISPIVLYILASFYTKYDATHFLINTSSLLSVVLPKLPQFHGVRIFGINKY; encoded by the exons ATGAATGTGGGTGTAGCTCACAGCGAAGTGAACCCCAACACGCGGGTGATGAACAGCCGGGGGATCTGGCTCACCTACCTGCTCCTGACGATCGTGCTGCATGTCGTGCTGCTCAGTATACCGTTCTTCACCGTGCCGCTGGTCTGGACCCTCACCAACGTCATCCACAACCTG gTGATGTACCTGTTCCTACACACAGTGAAGGGAACTCCCTTCGAGACGCCGGACCAGGGCAAAGCTCGTCTGCTCACACACTGGGAACAGATGGACTACGGTGTCCAGTTCACATCTTCGCGTAAATTCCTCACCATCTCACCAATCGTCCT GTATATTCTGGCCAGTTTCTACACAAAATACGACGCCACACATTTCCTGATCAACACAAGCTCCCTCCTAAGTGTCGTCCTCCCGAAGTTGCCTCAGTTTCATGGAGTGCGGATTTTTGGAATCAACAAATACTGA
- the nemp1 gene encoding nuclear envelope integral membrane protein 1, which yields MAGHMKMTTGSSSTCGQLLLILALLLSFPPDSHQVSGKESPVIDLHDGEKYVLSGSNRFCYQNSIVPTWRQTWTKIQVKVWSSNVFKVVIVEGEEQLQELDRFSVWSWFQSLLRERHNETTISIGLFSKKTCFQIDPSAKAEYTIKPLRKFDIYLFLVFLSGVLLLVFADSLSRSQVFFYSAGMSTGMIASLIILFFILARFLPKKSPFYVLIVGGWSFSVYAIQLVCRNLSVILREHWHLALGYSGLVGFISFAVCYRYGPLVDEKNINILSWTLQLFGLLLIYFGIQIQQVAFAIMVAALLAKNLEYPVSLAVIAWRRVRRFRVRWKPEPRRLLTEEEYQREAEEETRRALDELRKQCHSPEFSPWKTVSRIHSPKRFADFIEGSPHLMQNEVSVHAQEYGFGGSFFEDELFDTDDDEEEDEEEDLKPLMVPE from the exons ATGGCGGGACACATGAAAATGACAACCGGCTCCAGCTCGACTTGTGGTCAGCTCTTACTCATCCTGGCGCTGCTTCTCAGTTTCCCTCCGGACTCACATCAGGTCTCAG GAAAGGAAAGTCCAGTCATTGATCTGCACGATGGAGAGAAGTACGTGCTGTCGGGGTCCAATCGGTTCTGCTACCAGAACTCCATCGTGCCAACCTGGAGGCAAACATGGACCAAAATTCAG GTCAAAGTGTGGAGCTCCAACGTGTTCAAGGTGGTGATCGTGGAAggggaggagcagctgcaggagttgGACCGATTCAGCGTGTGGAGCTGGTTTCAGAGCTTGTTACGTGAGCGGCACAATGAAACCACCATTAGCATCGGCCTCTTCAGCAAGAAGACATGCTTCCAGATCGATCCCAGTGCAAAAGCCGAGTACACTATCAAGCCCCTGCGCA agtttGATATCTATCTGTTCCTGGTTTTCCTCTCTGGGGTGTTGTTGTTGGTCTTTGCAGATTCACTCAGCCG GAGTCAAGTTTTCTTCTACTCTGCCGGTATGAGCACAGGCATGATCGCctccctcatcatcctcttcttcattttGGCTCGCTTTTTACCAAAG AAAAGCCCTTTTTATGTGTTGATTGTCGGTGGCTGGTCATTCTCTGTCTACGCCATTCAGCTCGTCTGCAGGAACCTCAGCGTAATTCTACGAGAACACTGGCACCTGGCTTTAG GTTACAGTGGACTGGTAGGATTCATCAGTTTTGCAGTGTGTTACCGTTacggccccctggtggatgaGAAGAACATCAACATCTTGTCGTGGACACTGCAGCTGTTCGGCCTGCTCTTGATTTACTTCGGAATTCAAATTCAGCAAGTTGCCTTCGCCATCATGGTGGCAGCTTTGCTCGCCAAAAACCTGGAGTACCCAGTCTCATTGGCAGTTATAGCATGGAG GCGAGTCAGACGGTTTAGAGTTCGGTGGAAGCCGGAGCCCCGTCGCCTGTTAACTGAGGAGGAGTatcagagggaggcagaggaggagacgcgGCGAGCGCTGGATGAGCTGAGGAAGCAATGTCACAGCCCAGAGTTCAGCCCCTGGAAAACAGTGTCGAGGATTCACTCCCCAAAAAG GTTTGCTGATTTTATTGAGGGGTCCCCTCACCTGATGCAGAACGAGGTGTCCGTTCACGCTCAGGAGTACGGCTTCGGTGGATCATTTTTCGAGGATGAATTATTTGACACTGACgacgacgaggaggaggatgaagaagaagacttgAAGCCTCTTATGGTTCCAGAGTGA
- the cd63 gene encoding CD63 antigen, producing the protein MGVEGGMKCVKFLLFFFNFIFWLCGLALIVVGILVQVALHNTAMIHDATASGGPIVVIVVGVVIFFIAFFGCCGAWKENYCMVTMFAVLLSLIIIVEIAAAIAGYVFRNKLSVVVQDSLTEMITNYNNGTDEFRASVDKMQEDLKCCGVNSSSDWKNFQPAGNSVPDSCCVNVSKNCGAGAMMDPVKIHTTGCHDAVVDFLKENILWVIVAALVIAGLQILGLVFACLMMKGIRSGYEVM; encoded by the exons ATGGGCGTTGAGGGGGGAATGAAATGTGTGAAGTTCCTGCTCTTCTTTTTCAACTTCATCTTCTGG TTATGCGGCCTAGCACTGATCGTGGTGGGCATCCTGGTCCAGGTGGCTCTGCACAACACTGCCATGATCCATGATGCCACAGCCTCCGGAGGTCCCATCGTCGTCATCGTCGTCGGTGTGGTGATCTTCTTCATCGCCTTCTTCGGCTGCTGTGGAGCCTGGAAAGAAAACTACTGCATGGTCACAATG TTTGccgtccttctctccctgatCATCATTGTGGAGATTGCAGCAGCCATCGCTGGATACGTCTTCAGAAACAAG CTCTCGGTTGTCGTCCAGGATAGCCTCACTGAAATGATTACCAATTACAACAACGGCACAGATGAGTTCCGAGCCAGCGTGGATAAAATGCAGGAGGAT TTGAAATGCTGCGGTGTGAACAGTTCCTCTGACTGGAAAAACTTCCAACCTGCAGGAAACTCTGTGCCGGACTCGTGCTGTGTGAATGTCAGCAAAAACTGTGGAGCTGGGGCCATGATGGACCCTGTCAAAATTCACACGACG GGTTGTCACGACGCGGTGGTGGATTTCCTGAAGGAAAACATCCTCTGGGTGATCGTTGCAGCACTTGTTATTGCTGGCTTGCAG ATATTGGGCCTTGTCTTCGCCTGCTTAATGATGAAAGGCATCCGCAGCGGCTACGAAGTCATGTGA